Proteins encoded within one genomic window of Gemmatimonadota bacterium:
- a CDS encoding class I SAM-dependent methyltransferase has protein sequence MTGTDNSGERDAPARIAREFDGKAARYESHRLAPWYRVQNELVLDRLPPIRGTLLDIGCGTGWLLRRALERNPEAFGVGLDLSEEMVRVGRGKAESEGIARASFVVGSWEDEGARLRALRALPLPPTVATCVSAFHYFEDPAAAVRHVREALDPGGTLFLVDRAMDASVGTIAWDLLHRFIVRDQVRFYRTEELVSMLSDAGFEEVRLLTRVRRLFWKGKLHTSLAFISARVPH, from the coding sequence GTGACCGGCACCGATAATAGCGGGGAACGCGATGCGCCCGCGCGCATCGCGCGCGAATTCGACGGCAAGGCCGCGCGATACGAATCGCACCGCCTCGCCCCCTGGTATCGCGTGCAGAACGAACTCGTGCTCGATCGCCTCCCGCCGATTCGCGGCACCCTCCTGGACATCGGGTGCGGGACCGGCTGGCTCCTCCGGCGCGCTCTCGAACGGAACCCCGAGGCGTTCGGGGTCGGCCTCGATCTCTCCGAGGAGATGGTACGGGTCGGGCGAGGGAAAGCCGAATCGGAGGGAATCGCCCGCGCGAGTTTCGTGGTTGGAAGCTGGGAAGACGAAGGAGCACGCCTTCGTGCCCTCCGAGCCCTTCCCTTGCCGCCGACGGTCGCGACCTGCGTCAGCGCTTTCCACTACTTTGAGGATCCCGCGGCGGCGGTACGCCATGTCCGCGAAGCTCTCGACCCCGGAGGGACCCTTTTCCTCGTGGACCGAGCAATGGATGCTTCGGTTGGAACGATCGCCTGGGATCTGTTGCATAGGTTCATCGTACGCGACCAGGTACGGTTTTATCGGACCGAAGAGCTCGTCTCCATGCTGAGCGACGCCGGCTTCGAGGAGGTCCGACTACTGACCCGGGTCAGGAGGCTGTTTTGGAAGGGGAAGCTCCATACCTCTCTGGCCTTTATTTCAGCCAGAGTTCCTCACTAA
- the rpe gene encoding ribulose-phosphate 3-epimerase yields MASVLIAPSVLSADFGDLAAEVRRAEAGGADWIHVDVMDGHFVPNLTIGPVVVEALRRATPLPLDVHLMIEAPERLIPAFVKAGANRITVHQEACPHLHRVVTSIREAGAGAGVAINPSTPVETLRDILPFVDLVLVMTVNPGFGGQRFIEGSIEKIERTRELVAEVGRQDEVLIQVDGGIDLNTAPPVVRAGATVLVAGSAVFGAPEGPEAAVRALRERCAGRRAAEAAGGG; encoded by the coding sequence ATGGCATCCGTGCTGATCGCGCCCTCCGTACTTTCCGCGGACTTCGGCGACCTCGCCGCCGAGGTGCGCCGCGCCGAGGCGGGAGGCGCCGATTGGATTCACGTGGACGTGATGGACGGACATTTCGTGCCGAACCTCACGATCGGGCCGGTCGTCGTGGAGGCGCTGCGCCGCGCGACGCCCCTCCCCTTGGACGTGCATCTCATGATCGAGGCGCCCGAGCGCCTCATCCCGGCGTTCGTGAAGGCAGGGGCGAACCGGATCACGGTGCATCAGGAGGCGTGCCCCCACCTCCACCGGGTCGTGACCTCGATCCGAGAGGCTGGGGCGGGCGCGGGCGTCGCGATCAATCCATCCACGCCGGTCGAAACGCTCCGCGACATTCTCCCCTTCGTGGACCTCGTCCTCGTGATGACCGTCAATCCTGGCTTCGGCGGCCAGCGTTTCATCGAGGGGTCTATCGAAAAGATCGAGCGGACCCGCGAGCTCGTCGCCGAAGTGGGACGCCAGGACGAAGTCCTGATTCAGGTGGATGGCGGAATCGATTTGAACACCGCGCCCCCCGTGGTGCGCGCGGGCGCGACCGTCCTTGTCGCGGGCTCGGCGGTCTTCGGAGCCCCCGAGGGGCCGGAGGCCGCGGTGCGGGCGCTGCGAGAACGATGTGCCGGACGTCGCGCGGCGGAGGCGGCCGGTGGCGGGTGA
- a CDS encoding protein phosphatase 2C domain-containing protein, giving the protein MTEEGVSGFGLFDGLCPAFPATGLDSLWCAVAPWETPIFGVLFVAIFALVILFLRRGRNDAGKTPFLLPAHPEAQASPRPRETFPDDEFPALELESPYPVATTTPSLAPSAASPALAPEVPNATGETGMVRYDQPMDGTLQLLPGRFEVQSGPGAGSEIRFVRIPGVEQEITFGRSRGPQYRHVQLESPTVSRQHARLIFRGGGWLLRNESGTNPTVHNGRSLGTTQDEVLLQDGDKIEMGEIRFLFLQEEKRDRLATRSSWYTDRGRRAVNQDAVMVRTLPDGREIAAVCDGMGSHSAGGIASHVAMDTLVASLAGGASLADAVRDANMAVHEAAQAPDKEGMGTTLVAVLRQGDTFEIANVGDSRAFRVDASGAQQITRDHSFVAEMVAQGRMSYEEAIKSPWKNAVTRSLGAEPEVNADFFPGEVGPEPFLLILCSDGIHGILEAGEIGQIARATPDIRDLARVLGEKALVKGGEDNVAAAVLQFGPALPNMGGSA; this is encoded by the coding sequence ATGACCGAAGAGGGAGTCTCCGGCTTCGGCCTGTTCGACGGGCTCTGTCCTGCCTTCCCCGCCACCGGGCTCGACTCTTTGTGGTGCGCGGTTGCGCCCTGGGAGACCCCGATCTTCGGGGTCCTCTTCGTCGCAATTTTCGCCCTGGTCATCTTATTTCTCCGGCGGGGCCGAAACGACGCAGGAAAAACCCCCTTCCTGCTCCCCGCCCACCCGGAAGCCCAGGCTTCGCCTCGGCCCAGGGAGACCTTTCCAGACGATGAGTTTCCGGCGCTCGAGCTGGAATCCCCCTACCCCGTGGCAACCACCACACCTTCCCTGGCGCCCTCCGCAGCTTCGCCGGCTCTCGCTCCCGAAGTCCCGAATGCCACGGGAGAGACGGGGATGGTCCGTTACGACCAGCCGATGGACGGCACGCTCCAGCTCCTCCCGGGACGATTCGAGGTCCAAAGCGGCCCCGGGGCGGGAAGCGAGATCCGCTTCGTGCGTATCCCCGGGGTCGAACAGGAAATCACCTTCGGGCGGTCTCGCGGCCCCCAGTACCGCCATGTGCAGCTCGAATCACCGACGGTGAGCCGCCAGCACGCGCGCCTTATCTTCAGGGGAGGTGGCTGGCTCCTCCGGAACGAATCGGGGACGAACCCCACGGTTCATAACGGGCGGTCTCTCGGCACGACCCAGGACGAGGTACTTCTCCAGGACGGGGACAAGATCGAAATGGGCGAAATCCGCTTTCTTTTCCTCCAGGAGGAGAAGCGGGATCGCCTGGCGACCCGAAGCTCATGGTATACCGATCGAGGCCGAAGGGCCGTGAATCAGGACGCCGTCATGGTCCGCACCCTTCCCGATGGCAGGGAAATTGCGGCGGTGTGCGATGGGATGGGATCGCACTCCGCGGGCGGGATCGCGAGCCATGTCGCCATGGACACGCTGGTGGCCTCCCTGGCGGGCGGTGCGAGTCTTGCCGACGCCGTTCGCGACGCGAATATGGCCGTGCATGAGGCGGCCCAGGCTCCCGACAAGGAAGGGATGGGAACGACACTCGTGGCCGTTCTGCGACAAGGCGATACCTTTGAAATCGCCAATGTGGGAGACAGCCGCGCATTCCGCGTGGATGCCTCGGGAGCCCAACAAATCACCCGCGATCATTCTTTCGTGGCCGAGATGGTGGCCCAGGGGCGAATGTCTTACGAAGAGGCGATCAAGTCACCGTGGAAGAATGCCGTGACGCGAAGCCTTGGGGCCGAGCCGGAAGTGAACGCGGACTTCTTCCCCGGGGAGGTGGGGCCGGAGCCGTTCCTCCTCATTCTTTGCTCCGACGGAATCCACGGCATCTTGGAGGCTGGGGAGATTGGACAGATCGCGCGGGCGACTCCTGACATTCGGGACCTGGCAAGGGTCCTGGGGGAAAAAGCGCTGGTGAAGGGTGGCGAAGACAACGTGGCCGCCGCAGTCCTGCAGTTTGGGCCGGCTCTGCCGAATATGGGGGGAAGCGCGTGA
- the pdxH gene encoding pyridoxamine 5'-phosphate oxidase, which yields MTKSGDRLLTPETLGPDPMAAFTRWLEEARVESGMTNPNAACLSTLRGDGGPEGRMVLVKAVEERGFTFFTNYRSAKGRALEQTPRAALTFYWDALGRQVRVRGGVTQTSPEESDAYFRTRPAGSRIGAWASAQSERIESRELLEANAAEVQLRYPGEEIPRPPHWGGFLLRPDEIEFWQEGRNRLHDRILFERDEAAWRLSRLSP from the coding sequence GTGACAAAGAGCGGAGATCGCCTTCTCACTCCCGAGACGCTGGGACCGGATCCGATGGCCGCCTTCACGCGCTGGCTGGAAGAAGCCCGCGTGGAGTCTGGAATGACGAACCCGAATGCGGCCTGCCTCTCGACTCTGAGAGGGGATGGCGGACCGGAAGGGCGGATGGTTCTCGTGAAGGCGGTGGAGGAGCGGGGTTTCACTTTTTTCACGAACTATCGCTCCGCCAAGGGCCGCGCGCTGGAGCAAACCCCGCGCGCCGCCCTGACCTTCTATTGGGATGCTCTAGGCCGGCAGGTCCGAGTCCGGGGCGGAGTCACGCAAACCTCGCCGGAGGAGTCCGACGCCTACTTCCGCACCCGCCCCGCAGGAAGCCGGATTGGAGCATGGGCCTCGGCGCAGAGCGAGAGGATCGAGAGCCGCGAGCTCTTGGAAGCGAATGCCGCGGAGGTCCAGCTGCGTTATCCAGGCGAGGAGATTCCGCGTCCCCCCCATTGGGGAGGATTCCTGCTTCGCCCCGATGAGATCGAGTTCTGGCAGGAAGGTCGAAACCGGCTCCACGATCGGATCCTCTTCGAACGTGATGAGGCCGCTTGGCGGCTGAGCCGCCTGAGTCCCTGA
- a CDS encoding TIGR01777 family oxidoreductase, whose protein sequence is MPRFAHRFEVDHPVGEAFAWHARPGAFGRLTPPWESVRVLRAPVGLQPGTRVQLEIRKGPVPLKWELEHTAYEEGRFFVDEQVRGPFARWRHEHRFEPLGPDRCRVEDIVEWGAPLEPFGDTFTESFITRSLERLFAFRARRTNHDLELHRRYGPGEGRVVAVNGSTGLIGTALCDLLTSGGYRVLRVTRALREGPEWVHWDPHGEGISTEARSALEGLFGVVNLAGEPISGVRWTSAKKEAILRSREEGTLLLCRVLAELERPPEVLVSASAIGYYGDRGEERLSESSEGGEGFLAEVSRRWERATHAARAIGIRTVHLRSSMVLSPGGGALEVLLIPFRMGAGGRLGSGRQYISWIDLDDETGLILHALRNEKVRGALNGVAPAPLPNAAFADVLGRVLGRPTLVPMPALAIRAGLGEMGKELLLFGQRAHPDRALETGYRFRYPDLESSLRHQLGRDEGGETTDDGGPR, encoded by the coding sequence ATGCCGCGCTTCGCGCACCGATTCGAGGTGGACCACCCGGTGGGCGAGGCCTTCGCCTGGCACGCGCGCCCGGGGGCCTTCGGGCGGCTCACCCCCCCGTGGGAATCCGTGCGAGTCCTTCGCGCCCCGGTGGGGCTCCAGCCAGGGACCCGGGTGCAACTGGAAATCCGGAAAGGTCCCGTCCCCCTCAAATGGGAATTGGAGCACACAGCGTACGAAGAAGGCCGCTTCTTCGTGGACGAGCAGGTGCGCGGGCCCTTTGCGCGCTGGCGGCACGAGCATCGCTTCGAACCGCTGGGGCCCGATCGTTGCCGCGTGGAGGACATCGTGGAATGGGGGGCGCCCCTCGAGCCGTTCGGGGACACTTTTACGGAGTCCTTCATCACACGTTCGCTCGAGCGACTCTTCGCCTTTCGAGCGCGGCGCACGAATCACGACCTGGAGCTCCATCGGCGGTATGGTCCGGGGGAGGGGCGCGTGGTCGCAGTGAACGGGAGCACCGGCCTCATCGGGACGGCCCTCTGCGATCTTCTCACTTCCGGGGGCTACCGCGTCCTGCGCGTCACTCGTGCTCTCCGCGAAGGTCCCGAGTGGGTGCATTGGGATCCCCACGGCGAGGGGATTTCCACGGAAGCGCGGAGTGCGCTCGAAGGGCTCTTCGGCGTCGTGAATCTCGCCGGGGAGCCCATCTCCGGAGTGCGTTGGACGAGCGCGAAGAAGGAGGCGATCCTTCGCAGCCGCGAAGAAGGGACCCTCCTCCTCTGTCGGGTCCTCGCGGAGCTCGAACGGCCGCCGGAGGTGCTGGTCTCCGCGTCGGCGATCGGCTATTACGGTGACCGCGGGGAGGAGCGGCTTTCCGAATCCAGCGAGGGGGGCGAGGGGTTCCTCGCAGAGGTGAGTCGCCGCTGGGAGCGCGCAACCCATGCGGCCCGCGCGATCGGGATCCGGACGGTCCACCTGCGATCCTCCATGGTCCTCTCCCCCGGGGGAGGGGCACTGGAGGTCTTGCTCATTCCCTTCCGGATGGGGGCCGGCGGCCGGCTCGGATCGGGCCGCCAATACATTTCCTGGATTGATCTCGATGACGAAACGGGGCTCATCCTTCACGCGCTGCGGAACGAAAAAGTGAGGGGCGCGCTGAACGGCGTGGCGCCCGCGCCCCTCCCGAACGCGGCCTTCGCGGACGTCCTGGGTCGCGTGCTCGGGCGTCCGACGCTGGTGCCCATGCCGGCGCTCGCGATTCGCGCGGGACTCGGCGAAATGGGGAAGGAGCTTCTCCTCTTCGGTCAGAGGGCCCATCCCGACCGGGCGCTTGAGACCGGTTACCGCTTCCGGTATCCCGACCTCGAGAGCTCGCTCCGCCACCAGCTCGGCCGGGACGAGGGCGGCGAGACCACGGACGACGGAGGCCCCCGGTGA
- a CDS encoding protein kinase: protein MSESKPNEIPNIPELAAEYDLIRELGRGGTAVVYLARERDLGRDVAIKLIRPAYVRDEDAVARLVREARTVGKLQHPSIVMLLGTRRLGDRGLALILQYVPGSTLKDRIRTAGALPFDQVERILKDLAQALAYAHTHRIVHRDIKPENVYLDDSTGLARLADFGLARGWDSDSGLTMPGTAIGTPTYMSPEQIEGKDLDGRSDLYSLGLVGFEALTGRQPWAGESLYTIIYKQKYEDLPPVRKLRPGVPRNLAVAIEGATRKKPDERWRNAHEFLSALEGRISSPPAKAVASAPPPTGEALPSAQYAEGPTPSPVPSKVPATAGATPRGRSAGPASAPTPAKRRRRGLRVALALAATTVAATFFSVRAAPEGRVARFVGALTSFADNLEVSPGATSTDPGRITENGGPATTEGTLASPGTLSVTDPLPQGEDAALDPTAALAARVPDSILVLGGNEQVGVARGILPLPVGLRVVDDARLGVGEVPVVFEVVSGSGTVEPDRGVTGVDGSVYARWTLGDAGVQQTVRARTETAEPLEIVFSAEALPPTAQRVEIVRGADQEGRAGETLPTPIELRILDGAGGGGGGDSRWGGRAPGGRARSIRRRVGRGHRESGPSRIGRRGPGRHAMDARARARNPGGDGGGRRTSRGRLDVPRDSRPRDAGRDATRRGGGKAFLLPSFRRGHGLLGSERPGATRRRLPQPARPSEPRGTGGPLRLRRRRDGTCLCPDAGRPGPLLGNE, encoded by the coding sequence ATGTCCGAGTCGAAGCCGAACGAGATCCCCAATATTCCCGAGTTGGCCGCGGAGTACGACCTGATCCGCGAGCTCGGGAGGGGCGGAACCGCGGTCGTCTATCTCGCGCGCGAGCGCGACCTCGGGCGAGACGTGGCGATCAAGCTGATCCGCCCCGCCTACGTCCGAGACGAAGACGCCGTGGCCCGCCTCGTGCGCGAAGCGCGCACCGTGGGGAAGCTCCAGCACCCGAGCATCGTGATGCTTCTCGGGACACGTCGCCTCGGAGACCGCGGGCTCGCCCTCATTCTCCAGTACGTCCCGGGCTCGACCCTCAAGGACCGGATCCGCACTGCCGGGGCCCTCCCCTTCGACCAGGTGGAAAGGATCCTCAAGGATCTCGCGCAGGCCCTCGCTTACGCGCACACCCACCGGATCGTGCATCGGGACATCAAGCCCGAAAACGTCTATCTGGACGACTCGACCGGACTCGCCCGCCTGGCCGATTTTGGGCTCGCGCGGGGTTGGGACAGCGATTCTGGCCTGACGATGCCCGGTACGGCAATCGGGACGCCGACCTACATGTCTCCCGAACAGATCGAGGGGAAGGACCTCGACGGCCGGAGCGACCTGTACAGCCTCGGGCTCGTGGGATTCGAGGCTCTCACGGGGCGACAGCCGTGGGCAGGAGAGAGCCTCTACACCATCATTTATAAGCAGAAGTACGAGGACCTCCCCCCGGTGAGGAAACTGCGCCCGGGCGTTCCGCGAAACCTGGCGGTCGCGATCGAGGGCGCGACGCGGAAAAAACCGGATGAGCGGTGGCGAAACGCACACGAGTTCCTGAGCGCACTCGAGGGTCGCATTTCATCGCCGCCCGCGAAGGCCGTGGCCTCCGCGCCGCCACCCACGGGCGAGGCCCTCCCGAGCGCGCAGTACGCCGAGGGACCGACGCCGTCCCCTGTCCCCTCTAAAGTCCCGGCTACGGCAGGCGCGACGCCGCGGGGACGCAGCGCGGGACCGGCTTCCGCCCCGACCCCCGCGAAACGAAGGCGCCGGGGGCTTCGCGTCGCCCTGGCCCTGGCCGCCACGACCGTGGCCGCCACCTTCTTCTCCGTGCGGGCCGCCCCCGAGGGAAGGGTCGCGCGCTTCGTCGGCGCTCTCACCTCCTTCGCCGACAATCTGGAGGTTTCCCCGGGCGCCACTTCGACGGACCCTGGCCGGATCACCGAAAACGGTGGCCCCGCTACCACGGAGGGCACGCTCGCCTCTCCGGGAACCCTCTCGGTGACCGACCCCTTGCCGCAGGGGGAGGACGCCGCTTTGGACCCCACGGCCGCCCTTGCTGCCCGCGTGCCGGATTCGATCCTCGTCCTCGGGGGAAATGAGCAGGTGGGCGTCGCCCGCGGGATCCTTCCCCTCCCCGTCGGCCTCCGCGTGGTGGACGATGCGCGGCTCGGCGTGGGTGAGGTTCCGGTCGTTTTCGAAGTCGTCTCCGGTAGCGGGACGGTCGAGCCGGACCGCGGCGTGACCGGGGTGGACGGAAGCGTTTACGCGCGCTGGACGCTCGGCGACGCCGGCGTGCAGCAGACCGTCCGAGCGAGAACTGAAACCGCCGAGCCCCTCGAGATCGTATTCAGCGCCGAGGCGCTCCCTCCCACCGCCCAGAGGGTGGAGATCGTGCGGGGTGCCGACCAGGAGGGACGTGCCGGCGAGACGCTCCCCACGCCGATCGAGCTGCGGATTCTCGACGGGGCGGGGGGGGGGGGGGGGGGGGATTCTCGTTGGGGCGGGCGCGCCCCTGGTGGGCGCGCCCGTTCGATTCGTCGTCGAGTCGGGCGGGGGCACCGTGAATCCGGCCCAAGTCGTATCGGACGCCGCGGGCCGGGCCGCCACGCGATGGACGCTCGGGCCCGCGCGCGGAATCCAGGAGGTGACGGCGGAGGTCGCCGGACGTCCCGCGGCCGGCTCGACGTTCCGCGCGACAGCCGTCCCCGCGACGCTGGCCGTGACGCCACTCGTCGTGGCGGGGGGAAGGCATTCTTGCTCCCTTCGTTCCGACGGGGTCATGGTCTGCTGGGGAGCGAACGACCAGGGGCAACTCGGCGACGGCTCCCGCAGCCCGCGCGCCCTTCCGAACCTCGAGGTACAGGGGGACCGCTTCGCCTTCGCCGCCGCCGGGATGGGACATGTCTGTGCCCTGACGCTGGACGGCCGGGCCCACTGCTGGGGAATGAATGA
- a CDS encoding glycosyltransferase family 4 protein — protein MKILVIAPQPFFTDRGTPIAVRAAVDTLGRDGHEIDLLTLFEGRDLSIPGVTIHRTSQPPFVRHVPVGLSWQKALSDLWLAASARRLIAAGRYDVIHGVEEGAILACALSAWSGVPFVYDMDSVMSAQIMDKSRLLWPLARIMILLEKVTIRRSAGVLAVCPALAEVARKHQDDERVFLLPDTPLHEDMAAAKPAEEVRAIGGTRILYVGNLEKYQGVDLLLDAFVRLAKRDANAHLVIVGGSEAHIAEYARSFAERDGGERIHFLGPRPLEQLPSVLAAADILVSPRLQGINTPLKIDSYLASGRPVVATRLVPHTQVLDEDVALLVDVDPDSMADGLGRLRADPELRCTLGAAGQKFVQAFFGRDRFEDRLRFFYSRLEEQLKRPSGDRHR, from the coding sequence GTGAAGATTCTCGTCATCGCTCCTCAGCCTTTTTTCACGGACAGGGGCACTCCGATCGCGGTTCGAGCCGCCGTGGACACCCTCGGACGAGACGGGCACGAGATTGATCTTCTGACCTTGTTCGAGGGGAGGGACCTGTCGATCCCGGGCGTGACAATCCATCGCACAAGCCAGCCACCCTTCGTCCGCCACGTTCCGGTCGGCCTGTCCTGGCAAAAGGCCCTGAGCGACCTCTGGCTCGCCGCTTCGGCGCGTCGGCTCATCGCGGCGGGTCGTTATGACGTGATCCACGGGGTCGAGGAAGGGGCCATCCTGGCATGCGCCCTTTCGGCCTGGTCCGGCGTTCCCTTCGTGTATGACATGGACTCGGTGATGAGTGCCCAGATCATGGACAAGAGCAGGCTGCTCTGGCCCTTGGCTCGGATCATGATCCTCCTCGAGAAGGTCACGATTCGGCGTTCAGCAGGCGTCCTGGCGGTTTGTCCCGCACTCGCGGAGGTCGCGCGGAAACATCAGGATGACGAGCGCGTCTTTCTCCTCCCCGACACGCCCTTGCACGAGGACATGGCCGCCGCGAAACCCGCGGAAGAGGTGCGCGCGATCGGAGGGACGCGAATCCTCTACGTGGGGAATCTCGAGAAGTATCAGGGGGTGGACCTCCTCCTCGATGCCTTTGTCCGGCTCGCGAAGCGGGACGCCAACGCACACCTCGTGATCGTGGGCGGATCGGAGGCGCACATTGCCGAATACGCACGCAGTTTCGCGGAACGCGACGGAGGAGAACGAATCCACTTCCTCGGACCCCGGCCCCTCGAACAACTCCCCTCCGTCCTCGCGGCCGCAGACATCCTCGTCTCCCCCCGGCTTCAGGGAATCAACACTCCCTTGAAGATTGACAGCTATCTCGCATCGGGTCGTCCCGTCGTGGCCACCCGGCTCGTGCCTCACACGCAGGTCCTCGATGAAGACGTTGCTCTTCTGGTGGATGTGGACCCCGACTCGATGGCCGACGGACTCGGTCGGCTCCGCGCTGACCCCGAGCTGCGCTGTACGCTCGGAGCCGCCGGACAGAAATTCGTGCAGGCGTTCTTCGGGAGGGACCGCTTCGAAGACCGACTCCGATTCTTTTACAGCAGGCTCGAGGAACAACTCAAGCGTCCGAGCGGTGACCGGCACCGATAA
- a CDS encoding NAD(P)-dependent oxidoreductase, which yields MKQTFEVSDPAVEVRGETRPLRDWVTELAGRRYLVTGAAGFIGGHLFRRLSDLGLDVTGTVLYPGEAEILRGRGYRAEVLDLASSGPWDDLLEGVDVVFNIAARFQETEDTEEGYDLVNHRSALRLAETAAAMGVSRFVHCSTIGVHGDVKEIPATEETPFNPMDLYHRTKLDGELAILEMARKIAPGGMTVTVNRPAMVYGPTDRRMLKLFRMILSGRFVMIGPGEVLAHLGHIEDQTESFLLCAIAPRERVHGEAFNIASAEPITLNVLAQLIANQGGVALRRLRVPVAPVWLAAWVCEMACRPFGIQPPLFRRRVGFFTHNRAFDLGKAERLLDYRSRWGNEEGIRNTIEWYRRVGWI from the coding sequence ATGAAACAAACGTTCGAAGTGTCGGACCCGGCAGTGGAAGTGCGCGGTGAAACGCGCCCCCTGCGTGACTGGGTAACGGAGCTGGCTGGACGAAGGTACCTCGTGACCGGCGCCGCGGGATTCATCGGAGGCCACCTCTTCCGGCGCCTTTCCGACCTGGGTCTCGACGTGACGGGGACCGTTCTCTATCCCGGGGAGGCGGAGATCCTGCGCGGACGCGGATACCGGGCCGAGGTTCTCGATCTGGCGTCGAGTGGGCCCTGGGATGATCTCCTCGAAGGCGTGGATGTCGTCTTTAACATCGCCGCTCGCTTCCAGGAGACGGAGGACACCGAGGAGGGATACGACCTCGTCAACCACCGGAGCGCGTTGCGGCTGGCCGAGACGGCGGCGGCGATGGGAGTGTCCCGCTTCGTCCATTGCAGCACGATCGGCGTGCATGGCGACGTGAAGGAGATCCCCGCGACCGAGGAGACGCCCTTCAACCCGATGGATCTGTATCACCGGACGAAGCTCGACGGAGAGCTCGCCATCCTCGAGATGGCCCGGAAGATCGCTCCCGGTGGGATGACGGTCACGGTAAACCGCCCCGCCATGGTTTATGGACCGACGGACCGGCGGATGCTGAAGTTATTCCGGATGATCTTGAGCGGCCGATTCGTGATGATCGGGCCGGGCGAGGTCCTGGCCCACCTCGGGCACATCGAGGACCAAACGGAGTCGTTTCTCCTCTGCGCGATCGCGCCCCGCGAGCGGGTCCACGGGGAGGCCTTCAACATCGCCTCGGCCGAGCCGATCACCCTGAACGTTCTCGCGCAACTCATCGCGAATCAGGGAGGGGTCGCGCTCCGTCGCCTGCGCGTCCCGGTGGCGCCGGTCTGGCTGGCGGCCTGGGTCTGCGAAATGGCCTGCCGCCCCTTCGGCATCCAACCGCCGCTCTTCCGGCGGCGGGTGGGGTTCTTCACCCACAACCGTGCCTTCGACCTCGGAAAGGCGGAGCGGCTCCTCGACTACCGCTCCCGTTGGGGCAACGAGGAGGGGATCCGGAACACGATCGAGTGGTACCGGCGCGTCGGATGGATTTGA
- a CDS encoding Hpt domain-containing protein, whose protein sequence is MAGEPTLDAAALDRLTEWGGAELREKMIELFSRNAPERLNGVRDGLAAGDLELAHRSAHSLKSTSANVGAEALGALAGRIEALLDGGNSSEAGALVAELEQLMGETLTALAAARNPEGA, encoded by the coding sequence GTGGCGGGTGAGCCGACGCTCGATGCGGCGGCCCTCGATCGGCTCACCGAGTGGGGCGGTGCGGAGCTCCGGGAGAAGATGATCGAGCTCTTCTCCCGAAACGCGCCCGAACGGTTGAACGGGGTGCGCGATGGACTCGCCGCCGGAGACCTGGAACTGGCGCATCGCTCCGCGCACTCCCTCAAGTCCACTTCGGCGAACGTGGGGGCGGAGGCGCTCGGGGCACTGGCCGGCAGGATCGAGGCGCTTCTCGACGGCGGGAACTCATCGGAAGCGGGTGCGCTCGTCGCCGAGCTGGAGCAACTGATGGGCGAAACGCTCACGGCCCTCGCCGCCGCGCGGAACCCGGAAGGCGCCTAG
- the trmH gene encoding tRNA (guanosine(18)-2'-O)-methyltransferase TrmH — protein sequence MRPERFERIQRILDRRQPDLTVLMERVNKPYNLSAILRNCDAVGILEVHAVPPEEGITLHRDTSGGTARWVGLREHPDGPSAIRVLQASGFQVIAADPGDGARDYRDFSYTEPTAFVVGAELYGIGDESLALADGRVRIPMTGMVRSLNVSVATALLLYEAYRQREAAGMYETSRLAPEVRTRLLFEWSYPKMARRLAKSGGSYPELDERGEMVGRAPVPPSNTP from the coding sequence ATGCGTCCCGAACGATTCGAGCGGATCCAGCGGATCCTGGACCGGCGACAGCCCGATCTCACGGTGCTCATGGAGCGGGTGAACAAGCCGTACAACCTCTCGGCGATCCTTCGTAACTGCGACGCTGTCGGTATTCTCGAAGTCCATGCCGTCCCCCCCGAGGAAGGGATCACCCTCCACCGCGATACCTCCGGGGGCACTGCGCGCTGGGTGGGCCTCCGGGAGCATCCCGACGGGCCCTCGGCCATCCGTGTTCTCCAGGCCTCGGGGTTCCAGGTGATCGCCGCCGATCCCGGGGACGGAGCCCGCGACTACCGGGACTTCTCCTACACCGAGCCGACGGCCTTCGTCGTCGGCGCCGAGCTGTACGGAATCGGAGACGAGTCGCTCGCTCTCGCCGACGGGCGGGTACGAATCCCGATGACGGGGATGGTCCGCTCCCTCAACGTCTCCGTGGCCACGGCCCTCCTCCTCTACGAAGCGTACCGCCAGCGGGAGGCCGCGGGGATGTACGAGACGTCGCGCCTGGCGCCCGAGGTGCGGACACGCCTCCTGTTCGAGTGGTCTTATCCGAAGATGGCTCGGCGCCTCGCAAAGTCCGGGGGATCCTATCCGGAGCTGGACGAACGGGGAGAGATGGTCGGCCGCGCACCCGTCCCGCCCTCGAACACACCCTGA